In the genome of Streptomyces sp. Tu 3180, the window CTCCGGGTTCTTCCGGGACGCGTTCCCGCACGTGGTGGGGTTGATCGACGACGCGGTGCGGGCGGTGGCCGAGCTGGACGAGCCCGCCGAGGCCAACTATGTGCGGGCGCACGTCGACGAGGACACCGCCGGGCACGGTGACCGGCGCCGGGCCACCGCGCGCATCTTCGGCTCCAAGCCGGGCGCGTACGGGGCCGGTCTGCTGCCGCTGATCGACGCGCGGAACTGGCGTTCCGACGCCGACCTCGCCGAGGTGTACGCGGTGTGGGGCGGCTACGCCTACGGGCGCGGGCTCGACGGGCGGGCCGCGCGCGGGGACATGGAGACGGCGTTCCGGCGGATCGCGGTGGCGGCGAAGAACGTCGACACGCGCGAGCACGACCTCGTCGACGCCGACGACTACTTCCAGTACCACGGCGGCATGGTGGCGATGGTGCGGCACCTGACGGGCGGGAACCCCGAGGCGTACGTGGGCGACTCCGCCGTGCCGGACCAGGTGAGGACCCGGACGCTCGGCGAGGAGACCCACCGGGTGTTCCGCGCCCGCGTGGTCAACCCGCGCTGGATGGCGGCGATGCGCCGGCACGGCTACAAGGGCGCCTTCGAGATGGCGGCCACCGTGGACTACCTGTTCGGGTACGACGCCACGGCCGGGGTCGTGGACGACTGGATGTACGAGAAGCTCAGCGCGGAGTACGTCTTCGACCCGGAGAACCGGGACTTCATGAAGAAGTCCAACCCGTGGGCGCTGCGCGGCATCACCGAGCGGCTGCTGGAGGCCGCCGACCGCGGGCTGTGGGCCGAGCCGGACGCGGACACCCTGGAGCGGCTGCGCGCCACCTACCTGGAGCTCGAAGGCGATCTGGAGGGCGAGGACAAGTGACCACCCCCTTTCCGTTCACGGCGGTCGTCGGTCAGGACGACCTGCGGCTGGCGCTGCTGCTGAACGCCGTCTCCCCGGCGGTCGGCGGTGTGCTGGTGCGCGGTGAGAAGGGCACCGCCAAGTCCACGGCGGTGCGGGCGCTGTCGGCGCTCCTGCCCGAGGTGCCGGTCGTGCCCGGCTGCCGGTTCTCCTGCGACCCCTCGGCCCCGGACCCCGGGTGCCCGGACGGCCCGCACGAGAGCGGCGGCGGAACGGCACGGCCCGCCCGCATGGTCGAGCTGCCCGTCGGCGCCTCCGAGGACCGGCTGGTCGGCGCGCTGGACATCGAGCGGGCACTGGCCGAGGGCGTCAAGGCGTTCGAGCCGGGTCTGCTCGCCGACGCGCACCGCGGGATCCTCTACGTCGACGAGGTCAACCTGCTCCACGACCACCTGGTCGACCTGCTGCTGGACGCCGCCGCGATGGGCTCCTCCCACGTGGAGCGCGAGGGCGTCTCCGTGCGGCACGCGGCCCGCTTCCTGCTGGTCGGCACCATGAACCCCGAGGAGGGCGAGCTGCGCCCGCAGCTGCTCGACCGGTTCGGGCTGACCGTCGAGGTCGCGGCCTCGCGGGAGCCGGACCAGCGGGTCGAGGTCGTGCGCAGGCGGCTGGCCCACGACGACGACCCGGCCGCCTTCGCCGCGCGCTGGGCCGACGAGGAGGCCGCCGTGCGGGCGCGGATCACGGCGGCGCGGGAGCTGCTGCCGCAGGTGCGCCTCGGCGACGGGGCGCTGCGGCAGATCGCGGCGACCTGCGCGGCCTTCGAGGTGGACGGCATGCGGGCCGACATCGTGATGGCGCGCACCGCGACCGCGCTGGCGGCGTGGGCGGGCCGCACCGAGGTGCTCGCCGAGGACGTGCGGCAGGCGGCCCTGCTCGCGCTGCCGCACCGCAGGCGGCGCAACCCGTTCGACGCGCCGGGCCTGGACGAGGACAAGCTCGACGAGACGCTGGAGCGGTTCTCCGGCGAGGACGAGGGCGACGACGACCCCGGCCCGGACGGGCCGGGCGGTGGCGGCGGTGGCGGACAGCCGCCGTCGGAGGGGCCCGGGGGCGGGGACACCGGCGCGCGGCCGGAGGCCGGTGAGGACGGGGAGCCGCAGCCGTCCGGGGCCGGGGCGGGCGAGCAGTCCGCCGTGCGCGCCGCCGAGCCGTTCCGCACCAAGGTGCTGAGCGTGCCCGGCCTCGGTGAGGGCGCCGCCGGGCGCCGGTCGCGGGCGCGCACCGAGCACGGGCGTACCACCGGGGCGCGCCGCCCTCGGGGGGCGCTGACCAAGCTGCACCTGGCGGCCACCGTGCGGGCCGCGGCGCCGCACCAGCGGGCGCGCGGCCGGTCGGGGCCGGGGCTCGTGGTGCGCCGGGACGACCTGCGGCAGGCGACGCGGGAGGGCCGCGAGGGCAACCTCGTGCTGTTCGTCGTGGACGCCTCGGGGTCGATGGCGGCGCGGCAGCGGATGAGCGCCGTGAAGGGCGCGGTGCTGTCGCTGCTGCTGGACGCCTACCAGCGGCGGGACAAGGTGGGTCTGGTGACCTTCCGGGGCTCGGGCGCCGACGTGGCGCTGCCGCCGACCTCCTCGGTCGACGCGGCCGCCGCCCGGCTGGAGTCGCTGCCGACCGGGGGGCGCACGCCGCTCGCGGCCGGGCTGCTGAAGGCGCACGAGGTGCTGCGCGTGGAGCGGCTGCGGGACCCGGCGCGCCGGCCGCTGGTCGTCGTGGTCACCGACGGGCGCGCCACGGGCGGCCCCGAGCCGGTCGCGCTCGCCGGGCGCGCGGCGCGGCTGTTCGCCGCCGGGGGTGTCGCGTCCGTGGTCGTGGACTGCGAGGCGGGGCCGGTGCGGCTGGGGCTCGCCGGCCGGCTGGCGGGCGATCTCGGCGGTACGGCGGTGACGCTCGACGAGCTGCGGGCGGACTCGATCGCCGGTCTGGTGAAGGACGTTCAGGGAAACAGGAGGGCCGCGTAATGCCGCAGGGGAAGCCGGCGGTCGTACCCGACGACGGTCTGACGACCCGTCAGCGCCGCAACCGGCCGCTGGTCGTCGTGCACACCGGCGTCGGCAAGGGCAAGTCGACGGCCGCGTTCGGGCTCGCGCTGCGCGCCTGGAACCAGGGGTGGCCGATCGGGGTGTTCCAGTTCGTCAAGTCGGCGAAGTGGAAGGTCGGCGAGGAGAACGCGCTGCGGGTGCTCGGCGCCTCCGGCGAGGGCGGGACCGTCGACTGGCACAAGATGGGCGAGGGCTGGTCCTGGGTGCAGCGCGACGCGCAGATGGACAACGAGGAGAAGGCCCGGGAGGGCTGGGAGCAGGTCAAGCGGGACCTGGCCGCCGAGACGTACCGGCTGTACGTGCTCGACGAGTTCGCGTACCCGATGCACTGGGGCTGGGTCGACACCGACGAGGTGATCGACGTCCTGCGCGACCGGCCCGGCACCCAGCACGTGGTGATCACCGGGCGGAACGCGCCGGAGAAGCTGGTCGGCTTCGCGGACCTCGTGACCGACATGTCCAAGGTCAAGCACCCCATGGACGCCGGGCAGAAGGGGCAGAGGGGCATCGAGTGGTGACCTCCGTCCCCCGCCTGGTCGTCGCCGCGCCCTCCTCGGGCAGCGGCAAGACCACCGTCGCCACGGGGCTGATGGCCGCGCTCGCCGCGCGGGGGCTCGCCGTGTCCCCGCACAAGGTGGGCCCGGACTACATCGACCCCGGGTACCACGCGCTCGCCACCGGGCGGGCGGGGCGCAACCTCGACGCGTACCTGTGCGGTCCGGAGCTGGTCGGTCCGCTGTTCGCGCACGGCGCGCGCGGGTGCGACGTCGCCGTGGTCGAGGGTGTGATGGGGCTGTACGACGGGGCCGCGGGGGAGGGCGAGCTGGCGTCCACCGCGCAGGTGGCGAAGCTGCTGCGGGCGCCGGTGGTGCTGGTCGTCGACGCGGCGTCGCAGTCGCGGTCGGTGGCGGCGCTGGTGCACGGGTTCGCCTCCTGGGACCCGCAGGTGCGGGTCGGGGGCGTGATCCTGAACAAGGTCGCCTCGGACCGGCACGAGGCGTTGCTGCGCGAGGCGCTGGAGTCGGCGGGGGTGCCGGTGCTCGGGGTGCTGCGCCGGGCTCCCCAGGTCGACACGCCGTCGCGGCACCTGGGGCTGGTGCCGGTGGCCGAGCGGCGGGCCCAGGCCGTGGAGGCCGTCGCGGCGATGGGCGCGCAGGTGGCGGCGGGATGCGATCTGGAAGCGCTCGTCGCGCTGGCGCGGAGCGCGGGCGCGCTGCCGTGCGCGGCGTGGGACGCGGCCGAGGCACTGGTCTCCCCGTCCTCGCCGTCCCCGGGGGCCGCGCTCCCGGACGGGCCCGTGGTCGCCCTCGCCGGCGGGGCCGCGTTCACGTTCTCCTACGCCGAGCACTCCGAGCTGCTCGCCGCCGCCGGGGCCGAGGTCGTCCCCTTCGACCCGCTCCGTGACGAGCGGCTGCCCGAGGGGACGCGCGGGCTGGTCGTCGGGGGCGGGTTCCCCGAGGTGTACGCCGCCGAGCTGTCGGCCAACGAGCCGCTCCGCAAGGCCGTCGCCGTCCTCGCGGAGAGCGGGGCGCCCGTCGCCGCCGAGTGCGCGGGGCTGCTGTACCTGTGCCGGGAGCTGGACGGCCTGCCGATGTGCGGGGTGCTGGACGCCTCCGCGCGGATGACCGAGCGGCTCGCCCTCGGCTACCGGGACGCGGTGGCCGTGACCGACAGCGCGCTGGCCGCCGCCGGGACGCGGATGCGCGGGCACGAGTTCCACCGGACCGTCGTGGAGCCGGGCGCCGGGGCCGCGCCCGCGTGGGGGGTGCGGGCGCCCGAGCGGCGCGTCGAGGGTTTTGTACAGCGCGGTGTGCACGCGAGCTATCTGCACACGCACTGGGCGTCCGAGCCCGGTGTCGCCCGTCGGTTCGTGGAGAGGTGCCGGACGTCATGAGCAGCAGGCTGATCGGGGTCGGTGTCGGGCCGGGCGACCCGGAACTGGTGACCGTGAAGGGCGTGAACGCCCTGCGCGCGGCCGAGGTCGTCGTCGTGCCGGTCATGGACACCGGGGAGCGGGGACGGGCCGAGGCGACCGTGCTGCACTACGTGCCCGCGCGGAAGGTCCTGCGGGTGGTGTTCGCGCTGAACGAGCGCACCGACCGGGCGCGGCGCGAGGCCGCCTGGGACGCGGCCGGGGAGCGGGTCGCCGCGCTGCTGCGGGACCACGGGACCGTCGCCTTCGCGACCATCGGGGACCCCAACGTGTACTCGACGTTCACGTACCTCGCCCAGACCGTCGCCCGGGCGGTGCCGGGGACGGTCGTGGAGACCGTGCCGGGGATCACCGCCATGCAGGACCTCGCGGCGCGTTCCGGGGCCGTGCTGACGGAGGGGACCGAGCCGCTGACGCTGGTGCCGGTGACCGCCGGGGCGGGCGTGCTCAAGGACGCGCTGGCCGGGCCCGGGACCGTCGTCGCCTACAAGTTCGGGCGGCGGGCGGCCGAGGTCGCCGAGGCGCTGCGGGAGACCGGGCGGCTCGACGACGCGGTGTGGGGGTCGGCGCTCGGGCTGCCGGAGGAGTCGGTCCGGCCGGCCGCCGAGCTGGACGGGGCTCCCCTGCCCTACCTCTCGACGCTCATCGCGCCGCCGCGGCGCGACGGCGGGCGGGGCGGCAAACTGTGAGCCGCCAAGGCCCGCGGCCGGTTCCGCGGCCGGTGCGCGGCGCCCGCCACCGGGGCCGCCGCGTCCGTGACGGGCACCGGCCCGCCGTCCCCCCGGCTCCCGGCCCCGCCCGGGCAGGGGGGACCCCCGCCGGCCGGCGTCCCCAGGAACGCGCCGGGCGCGACGGGGGCCGCCGTGCGCCCCTCGTGTCCGGCCGACGGCCGTCGGCGCACGCGTGACGGCCTGCCACCGCCCCCTTCTCGTTCCCCCGCCCCCTTTGACCCCCGCCCCGCAGGAGAGGACCGATTCCCATGGCCGATGCCCCCACCGGCAAGGTGACCTTCGTCGGTGCCGGCCCCGGCGCCGCCGATCTGCTGACGTTCCGTGCCGCGCGCGCCATCGCCGAGGCCGACGTCGTGATCTGGGCCGCCAGCCTGGTCCAGGCGGAGGTCCTCGAGCACGCGCGTGAGGACGCGGAGGTCCTCGACTCGGCGACGATGTCCCTGGAGGACGTCGTGGCCGTCTACGAACGGGCCCGGGCGCAAGGGCTGAGGGTCGCCCGGATCCACTCCGGCGACCCGGCGCTGTGGGGCGGCACGCAGGAGCAGCTCGACCGGTGCGCGCAGATCGGCATCGCCACCGAGGTCGTGCCCGGTGTCTCGTCGTTCTCCGCCGTCGCGGCGCTGGCACAGCGGGAGCTGACCATTCCCGAGGTGGCGCAGTCCGTGGTCCTGACCCGGCTCGGCGGCGGCAAGACGCCGATGCCGCCCGGTGAGGAGGTCCGCGAGTTCGCGCGGCACGGCACCACCATGGCGATCTTCCTGTCGGCCGCCCGCAGCGGGCAGCTGGTGCGGGAGCTGCTGGAGGGCGGCTACCCGACGACCACGCCGGTCGTCGTCGCGTACCAGGCGACCTGGCCGGAGGAGCTGGTCGTGAGGTGCACGATCGGCACGCTGGAGGAGACGGTCAAGGAGCACAAGCTCTGGAAGCACACCCTGTTCCTGGTCGGCCCGGCCCTCGACGCGCACGGCACCCGCTCGCACCTGTACCACCCGGGGCACTTCCACGGCTACCGCAAGGCCGACCCCCAGGCCCGCAGGGCGCTGCGTTCACGGGGTGCCAGCACATGATCACCGTCGTGGGCACGGGCACCGGCGTGCCGGTGGACGCGGGCGCCCTCGCCGGGGCGGAGCTGGTCGTCGGCGGGCGGCGGCACCTGGACGCCGCGCGGCTGCCGGAGGGGGCCGAGCGGGTCGTCCTCGGGCCGCTGGCGCCCGCGCTGGACACCGTGGGGAAGTACGTCGCCGAGGAGCGGCCGGTCGTGGTCCTGGCGTCCGGGGACCCCGGGTTCTTCGGGATCGTGCGGGCGCTGGCCGAGCGGTTCGGCGCCGAGCGGCTGGACGTGCGGCCCGGCGTCTCCTCCGTGGCCACCGCGTTCGCGCGGGTGGGACTGCCGTGGGACGACGCCGTGGTGGTCAGCGCGCACGGGCGGGATCCGCGGACGGCCGTGAACCTGTGCCGGGCCCACCCCAAGGTGGCCGTGCTGACCGGGCCGGGCGCCGGACCGGCCGAGCTGGGGGCCGCGCTGGCCCGCCACTGCCCCGGCCGCCTCCTGGTCGTCGCCCGTGCGCTGGGCGACCCGGAGCGCGAGCGGGTCGAGCGGGTCACGCCCGCCGAGGCCGCGGCGCGGGACTGGGGCCCGGCGGTGAGCGTCGTGCTGTGCCTGGACGAGTCACGGGCCCTCGGTCCGGTGCGGACCGTCGCGGGCGGGGTCGCCGGCCGGCCCGCCGGCTGGGCGCTGGAGGAGGCCGAGTTCACCCACCGCGACTCCATGATCACCAAGTTCGAGGTGCGGGCCCTGGCGCTGGCCCGGCTCGGGCCGCGCCCCGGTGAGCTGGTGTGGGACGTCGGCGCGGGCTCCGGGTCCGTGGCCGTGGAGTGCGCGCGGCTGGGGGCCGCCGTCACCGCGGTGGAGAAGGCCCCGGACGGAGTGGAGCGGATCCGCGCCAACGCCGCCGCGCACGGTGTCGACGTGCGGGTGGTGCACGGTGCGGCGCCGGCCGCGCTGTCCGGGCTCGACGACCCCGACGCCGTGTTCGTCGGCGGGGGCGGGCGGGAGCTGCCCGCCGTCGTCACCGCGTGCGCGCGGCGCGCCCGGCGGACCGTGGTCGTCGCCGTGGCCGCGCTGGACCGGGTGCCGGCCGCGCGCGAGGCGCTGACCGGGGCCGGGTTCACCTGCGACGGGGTGCTGTTGCAGTCGTCGCGGCTCGCGCCGCTGCCCGGGGACGTGACCCGGCTGGCGGCGACCAATCCCGTTTTCCTGCTGTGGGGCGTCCGGTCCCGCGGCCGTACCGAAGGAGTCTCCCAGTGATCGGCCTCATCTCCGCCACCGCGGCGGGAGCGGCTGCGCGGGACCGGCTGGCCGCCGCCTGGCCGGACCGCACGCGTGTGTACGAGGGTCCCGTCGCGGACGCCGTGCGGACCGCGTTCGCCAGTTGCGAGCAGCTCGTGTGCTTCCTCGCCACGGGGGCCGTGGTGCGGCTGGTGGCACCGCTGCTGGACGGCAAGACGGCCGACCCGGGCGTGGTCTGCGTCGACGAGGGCGGACGGTTCGCGGTGTCGCTGGTGGGCGGGCACGGCGGCGGGGCGAACGACCTCGCCCGCGAGGTCGCCGAGGTGCTGGGCGCCGAGCCGGTGGTGACCACGGCGACCGACGCCGTGGGCCTGGCCGGCCTGGACACGCTGGGCCTGCCGGTGGAGGGCGACGTCGCCGCCGTCTCGCGGGCCCTGCTGGACGGCGAGGCGGTGGCGCTGCGCGCCGAGGTGGCCTGGCCGCTGCCGCCGCTGCCGGTGGCCGACGAGGGGGCGTACACGATCCGCCTGACGGACCGGCTGGTGGAGCGGACCGGGCGGGAGGCGGTCCTGCGGCCGCCGACCCTGGTCGTCGGGGTCGGCGCCTCGAAGGGCGCCCCCGCCGAGGAGGTGCTCGCCCTGGTCGGGGACACCCTGCGGGAGGCCGGGCTGTCGGCCGCGTCGCTCGCCGAGCTCGCCACCGTGGACGCCAAGGCCGGGGAGCCCGGCGTCGTGGAAGCGGCCCGGCGGCTGGGCGTGCCCCTGGTGACGTACACCGCGCAGGAGCTGGCGCGGGTCGACGTGCCCCACCCCTCCGACGCGCCGCTCGCCGCCGTCGGCACCCCGTCGGTCGCTGAGGCCGCCGCGCTCGTGCGCGGGGGCGAACTCCTCGTGCCCAAGCGGAAGTCGCAGCGCGCGGACGGCCGGCCCGCGATGGCGACCTGTGCCGTCGTACGGCGGCCGGGGCGCGGGCGGCTCGCGGTGGTCGGGCTGGGGCCGGGCGCCCGGGACCTGCTCACCCCGCGCGCGAAGGCGGAGCTGCGGCGCGCCTCCGTGCTGGTCGGGCTCGACCAGTACGTCGACCAGATCCGGGACCTGCTGCGGCCCGGCACCCGGATCCTGGAGTCGGGGCTCGGGGCCGAGGAGGAACGGGCGCGCACGGCCGTCGCCGAGGCCCGCGCGGGACGGGCGGTCGCGCTGATCGGCAGCGGGGACGCGGGCGTGTACGCCATGGCCTCCCCGGCGCTCGCCGAGGCGTCCGACGACATCGACGTGGTCGGCGTGCCGGGTGTGACGGCGGCACTGGCGGCCGGGGCGGTCCTGGGCGCGCCGCTGGGGCACGACCACGTGTCGATCAGCCTGTCCGACCTGCACACGCCGTGGGAGGTCATCGAGCGGCGGGTGCGGGCGGCGGCCGAGGCGGACCTCGTCGTGACGTTCTACAACCCGCGCAGCCGGGGCCGCGACTGGCAGCTGCCGAAGGCCCTCGAGATCCTCGCCGGACACCGCGCGCCGACGACGCCGGTCGGTGTCGTGCGCAACGCGTCCCGGCCGGACGAGTCGAGCCGGCTGACGACGCTGGCCGGCCTGGACCCGGCGACGGTCGACATGATGACGGTCGTGACCGTGGGCAACACGGCGACCCGGGACGTCGCGGGCCGCATGGTGACGCCGCGCGGCTACCGCTGGCAGGAGGGTGCCGAGTGAACCGCGTGGTCCATCCGATCGAGCAGGAGTCCTACCGGCGGCTGCGGGCCCGCCTGGACACCTCGCACTTCCCGCCGCTGACCCGGGCGGTGGTGGAACGGGTCATCCACTCCGCCGCCGATCTGGAGTACGCCGCCGATCTCGTCATGGACGAGGGCGAGCTGGAGAGGGCGCACGCGGCGCTGCACGCCGGGGCGCCCGTCGTCGTGGACGTGGAGATGGTCGGCGCCGGCATCACCCGGCGCGAGACCGTCTGCCGGCTCCGGGACGCCGTGGCCGGGCCGGGGCTGACCCGCTCGGCGCACGCGATCCGGCTCGCCCACGAGCAGGTCGGCCCGGGCGCCCTCTGGGTGATCGGCAACGCCCCGACCGCGCTGGAGGAGCTGCTGACCCTCGACGCCGACCCCGCGCTCGTCATCGGCCTGCCCGTCGGCTTCGTCGGCGCGGTCGAGTCCAAGGCGGCGCTGCGCGAGAGCGGGCTGCCCGCCGTGAGCAACGTGTCCGAGAAGGGCGGTTCGGCGGTCGCCGCGGCCGCGCTCAACGCCCTGCTGTACCACCCCGTTTCACACTCCGAGGAGAAATCGTGACCACCCCGCCGCCCGCCCTGCTCATCGCCGGTCACGGCACCCGGGACGACGCCGGGGCCGAGGCGTTCCGCGACTTCGTGCGGGAGCTGGGAAGCCGCCACCCCGAACTGCCCGTCGCGGGCGGCTTCATCGAGCTGTCCCCGCCGCCGCTGGGCGAGGCCGTCACCGAGCTGGTGGAGAAGGGGGTGCGGCGGTTCGCCGCCGTGCCGCTGATGCTGGTGTCCGCCGGGCACGCCAAGGGCGACATCCCGGCGGCGCTGGCCCGCGAGAAGGAGCGGCACCCGGGGATCTCGTACACCTACGGCCGCCCGCTGGGTCCGCACCCGTCGCTGCTGTCCGTGCTGGAGCGGCGGCTGGACGAGGCGCTCGGCGCCGGGGGGCGCACGCCCTGGGACCGGGCCGACGTGACCGTGCTGCTGGTCGGGCGCGGGTCGACCGATCCGGACGCCAACGCCGAGGTGCACAAGGCGGCGCGGCTGCTGTGGGAGGGGCGCGGGTACGCGGGCGTGGAGACGGCGTTCGTGTCGCTGGCGGCGCCGGACGTGCCGAGCGGTCTCGACCGGTGCGCGAGGCTGGGGGCCGGGCGGATCGTGGTGCTCCCCTACTTCCTGTTCACCGGCATCCTGCCGGACCGGGTCCGCCGGCAGACCGAGGACTGGGCGGCCGCGCACCCGGAGGCCGAGGTGCGCTCGGCGGACGTCATCGGTCCGGAGCCGGAGCTGCTGGACCTGGTGATGGAGCGGTACGAGGAGGCGGTGAAGGGCGACCTGCGGATGAACTGCGACTCGTGCGTGTACCGCATCGCGCTGCCCGGCTTCGAGGACAAGGTCGGCATGCCCCAGCAGCCGCACTTCCACCCGGACGACGACGGCCACCACCACGGCCACGGCCCGCACGGCCACGGTCACCACCACGGCGCCCACTCCCATGCCCATTGAGGAGCACGACCTCCGGCACCACGGCGACGCCGAGGTCCGTGACGACGGCGCGGCGCTGGTCGACCTCGCCGTGAACGTCCGCGCGGACACGCCGCCGGCGTGGCTGCGCGAGCACATCGCCGCGTCGCTGTCCGGGCTGGCCGCCTATCCGGACGGGCGGGCCGCGCGGGCGGCGGTGGCGGCGCGGCACGGGCTGCCGGTGGAGCGGGTGCTGCTGACGGCGGGGGCGGCGGAGGCGTTCGTGCTGCTGGCGCGGGCGCTGAAGGTGCGCCGTCCGGTGGTGGTGCATCCGCAGTTCACGGAGCCGGAGGCGGCGCTGCGGGACGCGGGGCACACGGTGGACCGGGTGCTCCTGCGGGAGGCGGACGGCTTCCGGCTGGATCCGGCGGCGGTCCCCGAGGAGGCGGACCTGGTGGTGATCGGCAACCCGACGAACCCGACGTCGGTCCTGCACCCGGCCGCGGACGTCGCCCGGCTCGCCCGGCACGGGCGGACGCTGGTGGTGGACGAGGCGTTCATGGACGCGGTGCCGGGCGAGCGGGAGGCGCTGGCCGGGCGGACGGACGTGCCGGGGCTGGTGGTCCTGCGCAGCCTCACCAAGACGTGGGGGCTGGCCGGGCTGCGGATCGGTTACCTGCTGGCGGCGCCGGAGACCGTCGCGGAGCTGGAGCGCGCCCAGCCGCTGTGGCCGGTGTCCACGCCGGCGCTGGCGGCGGCCCGGGCGTGCGTGGGAACCGCGGCACTCGCGGAGGCGGCCCGGGCGGCCGACCGCGTCGCGGCGGACCGGGCGCACCTGATCGAGGGACTGCGGGGGTTCGCCGCGCACGGACTGCGGGTCGTGGAGCCCGCCGGGGGCCCGTTCGTCCTGGTCCGGCTGGAGCGCGCGGCGGCCGTGCGCGCCCGGCTGCGCGACCTCGGCTACGCGGTGCGCCGCGGGGACACGTTCCCGGGGCTGGACGGGCGGTGGCTGCGGCTGGCGGTACGGGACCGGGAAACGGTGGACGGTTTCCTGAGCGCACTGGGGCGGGCGCTGGAGACCGCCTGAACCGCGTACCGGGCCCGCCCACCGCGCGGGGTCCCGCCCTTCAACCACCCGGTCGGGCGGAGGCCGGGAGCTCGGTACGGCGGGAGAGGCGCGCCCGCCCCGCCGTGCGCGGGCGCCAGGGGTCGCTCCGTCCCGGCGTCAGCCCCGCCGGCCCCGGCGGGACAGGGCCGCCGCTGTGCCGCCCGCCGCGAGGAGGGCGATCGCGCCGCCCGCCACGTACCAGGTCGCCGGGTCGCCGCCGGTCGCCGCCAGGCCCGCCCCGGTGGGCGCCGCCTGCCCCGCGCGTGCTCCCCGGGGCCGGACGCCGGCGTCCGGGTCCGTGCCCGCGGCGGCCGGCCTGCCGCCGGGCGCCTCGCACGTGGCCTCGGCCAGCGTCAGGGTGCCGTCGACCTCGGCGACGTTCAGCTCCAGCGGATCGACGGAGATCCTCAGGTGCAGTGCGGTCGCGGCGGCCGTGCGGGACGTGGTCCTCGTCTTCGACAGTTCCAGCCGCACCTCGCCGACGCCCGGCACCTTCACCTCGGTCGGCCCGGCGGGGGCCAGGGTGACGCGTTTGCCGAGCACCGTCACCGCGCCGGGCAGGGTCACCGAGGCGAGCGGGGTCCTCCCGGCCTCGCAGACCGCCCTGGAGCCGGCCTGCTCGAGCTCGACGAGCCCGAGCAGCGGCAGTCCGGGGACGTGGACCCGGGCCCTGGCGAGGGTGGTGGAGGCCTCGGCCCTGTTCCCCTCCACCGTCGCCCCGGCGTCGGCGACCTCCGCGCGCAGCACGGTGAAGGGCCGGCCGCCGTCCACACCGTCCAGCCGGGCGGTCAGCGCGGTCCTCCGCGCGCTCCGCGGCGCTCGGACCTCGTTGAGGGAGGCGGTGAGCGGGACGTTCACGGTCTTGTCGAGCAGGGACACGTCGAGCCGGGCGCGCAGCACGGCGGCGCCGGCGGCGCCGGCGTGCTCCCCGGTGGCGTGCGCGGGGCCCGCGCCGGCCAGCGCGGCGGGACCGGTGGCGAGGACGGTGGCCGCGGCGACGGCGACCAGGCGGCGTGCATGCGTACGGCGTGCGGGCACGCGGAAGTCGGCGCTGTTCAAGGTGGTGGGACCCCCGGGAGACACGTGTGGGACCCGGAAAGGATGTCCGCGCGGGGGTCGGGCCGTCAGCGATCCGACGACTCTTCACCCCATCGTGGCAAGCTGGCGCGTGTTTTCGAATCCCGGGGAACGGTCGTTCCCCTGCGTCACCCTCGCGCGCCCCACCCGGGGGGGCGGCCCTACCCGACCACGCGCCCGTTCAGCACCACCCGGCGCGGATCGGTCAGCACCCGCACGTCCGCGCGCGGGTCGGACGCGTAGACCACCAGGTCCGCCGGGGCGCCTTCCTCCAGTCCGGGGCGGCCGAGCCACTTCCGGGCCGCCCAGGTGCCGGCCGCGAGGGCCTCGACGGGCGGGATGCCGGCCTTGACCAGTTCGGCGACCTCGTCCGCCGCCAGGCCGTGCGGGAGGGTGCCGCCGGCGTCCGTGCCGACGAAGACGGGGATGCCGGCGTCGTGGGCGGAGCGCACGGTGTCGTAGCGGCGTGCGTGCAGCCGGCGCATGTGGGCCGACCACTGCGGGA includes:
- the cbiE gene encoding precorrin-6y C5,15-methyltransferase (decarboxylating) subunit CbiE: MITVVGTGTGVPVDAGALAGAELVVGGRRHLDAARLPEGAERVVLGPLAPALDTVGKYVAEERPVVVLASGDPGFFGIVRALAERFGAERLDVRPGVSSVATAFARVGLPWDDAVVVSAHGRDPRTAVNLCRAHPKVAVLTGPGAGPAELGAALARHCPGRLLVVARALGDPERERVERVTPAEAAARDWGPAVSVVLCLDESRALGPVRTVAGGVAGRPAGWALEEAEFTHRDSMITKFEVRALALARLGPRPGELVWDVGAGSGSVAVECARLGAAVTAVEKAPDGVERIRANAAAHGVDVRVVHGAAPAALSGLDDPDAVFVGGGGRELPAVVTACARRARRTVVVAVAALDRVPAAREALTGAGFTCDGVLLQSSRLAPLPGDVTRLAATNPVFLLWGVRSRGRTEGVSQ
- the cobJ gene encoding precorrin-3B C(17)-methyltransferase — protein: MIGLISATAAGAAARDRLAAAWPDRTRVYEGPVADAVRTAFASCEQLVCFLATGAVVRLVAPLLDGKTADPGVVCVDEGGRFAVSLVGGHGGGANDLAREVAEVLGAEPVVTTATDAVGLAGLDTLGLPVEGDVAAVSRALLDGEAVALRAEVAWPLPPLPVADEGAYTIRLTDRLVERTGREAVLRPPTLVVGVGASKGAPAEEVLALVGDTLREAGLSAASLAELATVDAKAGEPGVVEAARRLGVPLVTYTAQELARVDVPHPSDAPLAAVGTPSVAEAAALVRGGELLVPKRKSQRADGRPAMATCAVVRRPGRGRLAVVGLGPGARDLLTPRAKAELRRASVLVGLDQYVDQIRDLLRPGTRILESGLGAEEERARTAVAEARAGRAVALIGSGDAGVYAMASPALAEASDDIDVVGVPGVTAALAAGAVLGAPLGHDHVSISLSDLHTPWEVIERRVRAAAEADLVVTFYNPRSRGRDWQLPKALEILAGHRAPTTPVGVVRNASRPDESSRLTTLAGLDPATVDMMTVVTVGNTATRDVAGRMVTPRGYRWQEGAE
- a CDS encoding precorrin-8X methylmutase, whose translation is MNRVVHPIEQESYRRLRARLDTSHFPPLTRAVVERVIHSAADLEYAADLVMDEGELERAHAALHAGAPVVVDVEMVGAGITRRETVCRLRDAVAGPGLTRSAHAIRLAHEQVGPGALWVIGNAPTALEELLTLDADPALVIGLPVGFVGAVESKAALRESGLPAVSNVSEKGGSAVAAAALNALLYHPVSHSEEKS
- a CDS encoding sirohydrochlorin chelatase, encoding MTTPPPALLIAGHGTRDDAGAEAFRDFVRELGSRHPELPVAGGFIELSPPPLGEAVTELVEKGVRRFAAVPLMLVSAGHAKGDIPAALAREKERHPGISYTYGRPLGPHPSLLSVLERRLDEALGAGGRTPWDRADVTVLLVGRGSTDPDANAEVHKAARLLWEGRGYAGVETAFVSLAAPDVPSGLDRCARLGAGRIVVLPYFLFTGILPDRVRRQTEDWAAAHPEAEVRSADVIGPEPELLDLVMERYEEAVKGDLRMNCDSCVYRIALPGFEDKVGMPQQPHFHPDDDGHHHGHGPHGHGHHHGAHSHAH
- the cobC gene encoding Rv2231c family pyridoxal phosphate-dependent protein CobC produces the protein MPIEEHDLRHHGDAEVRDDGAALVDLAVNVRADTPPAWLREHIAASLSGLAAYPDGRAARAAVAARHGLPVERVLLTAGAAEAFVLLARALKVRRPVVVHPQFTEPEAALRDAGHTVDRVLLREADGFRLDPAAVPEEADLVVIGNPTNPTSVLHPAADVARLARHGRTLVVDEAFMDAVPGEREALAGRTDVPGLVVLRSLTKTWGLAGLRIGYLLAAPETVAELERAQPLWPVSTPALAAARACVGTAALAEAARAADRVAADRAHLIEGLRGFAAHGLRVVEPAGGPFVLVRLERAAAVRARLRDLGYAVRRGDTFPGLDGRWLRLAVRDRETVDGFLSALGRALETA